From Vigna unguiculata cultivar IT97K-499-35 chromosome 5, ASM411807v1, whole genome shotgun sequence, the proteins below share one genomic window:
- the LOC114184985 gene encoding polypyrimidine tract-binding protein homolog 1 isoform X1 produces MSTSSQHQFRYTQTPSKVLHLRNLPWECSEEELRELCKPFGKIVNTKCNVGANRNQAFVEFVDLNQAISMVSYYASSSEPAMVRGKTVYIQYSNRHEIVNNKSPGDIPGNVLLVTIEGVEAGDVSIDVIHLVFSAFGFVHKIATFEKTAGFQALIQFTDAETASAARDALDGRSIPRYLLPAHVGSCNLRISYSAHKDLNIKFQSNRSRDYTNPMLPVNYTAIEGTVQTAIGPDGKRKEPESNVLLASIENMQYAVTVDVLHTVFSAFGTVQKIAIFEKNGQTQALIQYPDVITAAAAREALEGHCIYDGGYCKLHLSYSRHTDLNVKAFSDKSRDYTVPDPSLLAAQGPVTAWQNPQAAPMYPGSAPGYHTQVPGGQVPSWDPSLQAVRPSYISAPGTFPVQTGTVPPMPSYAPAASSPHAQSSPIGHNANPMGISQSGVPPNVNLQPSGAPLSVPGSSPLMQTSQAAQPNARPGAASPPGQHYYA; encoded by the exons ATGTCAACCTCGAGCCAGCACCAGTTCCGATACACTCAGACCCCCTCGAAGGTGCTGCACCTTCGCAACCTCCCCTGGGAATGCTCAGAGGAGGAGCTCAGAGAGCTCTGCAAGCCCTTCGGTAAGATCGTCAACACCAAGTGCAATGTCGGCGCCAATCGCAACCAAGCTTTTGTTGAATTC GTAGATCTAAATCAAGCCATTTCAATGGTTTCCTATTATGCTTCATCTTCAGAACCTGCTATGGTTCGTGGCAAAACTGTTTACATTCAGTATTCTAATAGACATGAAATTGTCAACAACAAAAGTCCAGGAGATATTCCTGGAAATGTCTTACTGGTAACTATTGAAGGTGTGGAAGCTGGGGATGTGAGCATTGATGTTATACATTTG GTGTTTTCTGCTTTTGGCTTTGTTCACAAAATCGCAACATTTGAAAAGACTGCAGGTTTCCAG GCTCTGATTCAGTTCACTGATGCTGAAACTGCTTCTGCCGCTAGGGATGCACTAGATGGAAGAAGCATACCAAG ATACCTGCTTCCAGCCCATGTTGGTTCTTGTAATTTACGTATTTCTTACTCAGCACATAAAGATTTGAATATCAAATTTCAATCAAATCGCAGCAG GGACTACACAAATCCTATGCTTCCCGTTAACTATACTGCTATTGAAGGCACAGTACAG ACGGCTATAGGCCCAGATGGGAAGAGGAAAGAACCTGAAAGCAATGTGCTTTTGGCTTCCATTGAAAATATGCAGTATGCTGTTACTGTTGATGTTCTCCATACT GTCTTCTCTGCATTTGGTACTGTCCAGAAAATTGCTATATTTGAAAAGAATGGTCAAACTCAGGCACTAATTCAGTACCCTG ATGTCATAACGGCAGCAGCTGCTAGAGAAGCTCTAGAGGGGCATTGCATATATGATGGTGGCTATTGTAAGCTTCATCTATCATACTCTCGTCATACTGATCTCAATGTAAAG GCTTTCAGTGACAAAAGTAGAGACTATACAGTGCCAGATCCTAGTCTACTTGCAGCTCAAGGTCCTGTAACGGCTTGGCAAAATCCACAGGCTGCACCCATGTACCCTGGCAGTGCTCCTGGTTATCACACTCAAGTTCCTGGTGGACAAGTGCCATCATGGGATCCATCCCTCCAGGCGGTTAGACCTAGTTACATATCTGCACCTGGTACTTTTCCTGTACAAACGGGTACCGTTCCTCCAATGCCATCCTATGCTCCAGCAGCTTCCTCACCTCATGCACAAAGCAGCCCCATTGGTCATAATGCAAATCCAATGGGAATCTCTCAGTCTGGGGTTCCACCCAATGTAAATTTACAGCCCAGTGGTGCTCCACTTTCAGTTCCTGGTTCCTCACCTCTCATGCAGACCAGCCAAGCGGCTCAGCCAAATGCAAGACCTGGTGCTGCTTCACCTCCTGGCCAACATTATTATGCTTAG
- the LOC114184985 gene encoding polypyrimidine tract-binding protein homolog 1 isoform X3 → MSTSSQHQFRYTQTPSKVLHLRNLPWECSEEELRELCKPFGKIVNTKCNVGANRNQAFVEFVDLNQAISMVSYYASSSEPAMVRGKTVYIQYSNRHEIVNNKSPGDIPGNVLLVTIEGVEAGDVSIDVIHLVFSAFGFVHKIATFEKTAGFQALIQFTDAETASAARDALDGRSIPRYLLPAHVGSCNLRISYSAHKDLNIKFQSNRSRDYTNPMLPVNYTAIEGTVQTAIGPDGKRKEPESNVLLASIENMQYAVTVDVLHTVFSAFGTVQKIAIFEKNGQTQALIQYPDVITAAAAREALEGHCIYDGGYCFQ, encoded by the exons ATGTCAACCTCGAGCCAGCACCAGTTCCGATACACTCAGACCCCCTCGAAGGTGCTGCACCTTCGCAACCTCCCCTGGGAATGCTCAGAGGAGGAGCTCAGAGAGCTCTGCAAGCCCTTCGGTAAGATCGTCAACACCAAGTGCAATGTCGGCGCCAATCGCAACCAAGCTTTTGTTGAATTC GTAGATCTAAATCAAGCCATTTCAATGGTTTCCTATTATGCTTCATCTTCAGAACCTGCTATGGTTCGTGGCAAAACTGTTTACATTCAGTATTCTAATAGACATGAAATTGTCAACAACAAAAGTCCAGGAGATATTCCTGGAAATGTCTTACTGGTAACTATTGAAGGTGTGGAAGCTGGGGATGTGAGCATTGATGTTATACATTTG GTGTTTTCTGCTTTTGGCTTTGTTCACAAAATCGCAACATTTGAAAAGACTGCAGGTTTCCAG GCTCTGATTCAGTTCACTGATGCTGAAACTGCTTCTGCCGCTAGGGATGCACTAGATGGAAGAAGCATACCAAG ATACCTGCTTCCAGCCCATGTTGGTTCTTGTAATTTACGTATTTCTTACTCAGCACATAAAGATTTGAATATCAAATTTCAATCAAATCGCAGCAG GGACTACACAAATCCTATGCTTCCCGTTAACTATACTGCTATTGAAGGCACAGTACAG ACGGCTATAGGCCCAGATGGGAAGAGGAAAGAACCTGAAAGCAATGTGCTTTTGGCTTCCATTGAAAATATGCAGTATGCTGTTACTGTTGATGTTCTCCATACT GTCTTCTCTGCATTTGGTACTGTCCAGAAAATTGCTATATTTGAAAAGAATGGTCAAACTCAGGCACTAATTCAGTACCCTG ATGTCATAACGGCAGCAGCTGCTAGAGAAGCTCTAGAGGGGCATTGCATATATGATGGTGGCTATT GCTTTCAGTGA
- the LOC114184985 gene encoding polypyrimidine tract-binding protein homolog 1 isoform X2, producing MVSYYASSSEPAMVRGKTVYIQYSNRHEIVNNKSPGDIPGNVLLVTIEGVEAGDVSIDVIHLVFSAFGFVHKIATFEKTAGFQALIQFTDAETASAARDALDGRSIPRYLLPAHVGSCNLRISYSAHKDLNIKFQSNRSRDYTNPMLPVNYTAIEGTVQTAIGPDGKRKEPESNVLLASIENMQYAVTVDVLHTVFSAFGTVQKIAIFEKNGQTQALIQYPDVITAAAAREALEGHCIYDGGYCKLHLSYSRHTDLNVKAFSDKSRDYTVPDPSLLAAQGPVTAWQNPQAAPMYPGSAPGYHTQVPGGQVPSWDPSLQAVRPSYISAPGTFPVQTGTVPPMPSYAPAASSPHAQSSPIGHNANPMGISQSGVPPNVNLQPSGAPLSVPGSSPLMQTSQAAQPNARPGAASPPGQHYYA from the exons ATGGTTTCCTATTATGCTTCATCTTCAGAACCTGCTATGGTTCGTGGCAAAACTGTTTACATTCAGTATTCTAATAGACATGAAATTGTCAACAACAAAAGTCCAGGAGATATTCCTGGAAATGTCTTACTGGTAACTATTGAAGGTGTGGAAGCTGGGGATGTGAGCATTGATGTTATACATTTG GTGTTTTCTGCTTTTGGCTTTGTTCACAAAATCGCAACATTTGAAAAGACTGCAGGTTTCCAG GCTCTGATTCAGTTCACTGATGCTGAAACTGCTTCTGCCGCTAGGGATGCACTAGATGGAAGAAGCATACCAAG ATACCTGCTTCCAGCCCATGTTGGTTCTTGTAATTTACGTATTTCTTACTCAGCACATAAAGATTTGAATATCAAATTTCAATCAAATCGCAGCAG GGACTACACAAATCCTATGCTTCCCGTTAACTATACTGCTATTGAAGGCACAGTACAG ACGGCTATAGGCCCAGATGGGAAGAGGAAAGAACCTGAAAGCAATGTGCTTTTGGCTTCCATTGAAAATATGCAGTATGCTGTTACTGTTGATGTTCTCCATACT GTCTTCTCTGCATTTGGTACTGTCCAGAAAATTGCTATATTTGAAAAGAATGGTCAAACTCAGGCACTAATTCAGTACCCTG ATGTCATAACGGCAGCAGCTGCTAGAGAAGCTCTAGAGGGGCATTGCATATATGATGGTGGCTATTGTAAGCTTCATCTATCATACTCTCGTCATACTGATCTCAATGTAAAG GCTTTCAGTGACAAAAGTAGAGACTATACAGTGCCAGATCCTAGTCTACTTGCAGCTCAAGGTCCTGTAACGGCTTGGCAAAATCCACAGGCTGCACCCATGTACCCTGGCAGTGCTCCTGGTTATCACACTCAAGTTCCTGGTGGACAAGTGCCATCATGGGATCCATCCCTCCAGGCGGTTAGACCTAGTTACATATCTGCACCTGGTACTTTTCCTGTACAAACGGGTACCGTTCCTCCAATGCCATCCTATGCTCCAGCAGCTTCCTCACCTCATGCACAAAGCAGCCCCATTGGTCATAATGCAAATCCAATGGGAATCTCTCAGTCTGGGGTTCCACCCAATGTAAATTTACAGCCCAGTGGTGCTCCACTTTCAGTTCCTGGTTCCTCACCTCTCATGCAGACCAGCCAAGCGGCTCAGCCAAATGCAAGACCTGGTGCTGCTTCACCTCCTGGCCAACATTATTATGCTTAG